The proteins below come from a single Ruegeria sp. SCSIO 43209 genomic window:
- the fmt gene encoding methionyl-tRNA formyltransferase, translating into MRIIFMGTPDFSVPVLDALVRAEHEIAAVYCQPPRPAGRGKKDRPTPVHARALALGLDVRHPNSLKSPEEQASFAALYADIAVVVAYGLILPQPILDAPTHGCLNIHASLLPRWRGAAPIHRAIMAGDVQTGVCIMQMEAGLDTGPVLLREATDIGIEETTAQLHDRLSDMGAALIVEALAKLHSLTPDPQPDEGVTYAAKIDKAEARIDWSAPASEVDRKIRGLSPFPGAWTEVEGNRIKLLASRLAEGRGTPGEVLDDHLRVACGEGAVELLRLQRAGKGAQDRETFLRGWPMPAGTRLSSE; encoded by the coding sequence ATGCGTATCATCTTCATGGGAACGCCAGATTTCTCGGTGCCGGTGCTGGATGCGCTGGTCCGTGCCGAACACGAAATCGCCGCCGTCTATTGCCAACCGCCACGCCCCGCCGGTCGCGGTAAAAAAGACCGTCCAACCCCGGTGCACGCGCGTGCCTTGGCGCTGGGCTTAGACGTTCGCCACCCCAACTCGCTGAAATCGCCCGAAGAACAGGCCAGCTTTGCCGCGCTGTACGCCGATATCGCGGTGGTCGTCGCCTATGGCCTGATCCTGCCACAACCTATTCTGGACGCGCCAACCCATGGCTGCCTGAACATTCACGCCAGCCTGTTGCCGCGCTGGCGTGGGGCCGCGCCAATACACCGCGCGATCATGGCAGGCGATGTGCAAACCGGTGTTTGTATCATGCAGATGGAGGCCGGGCTGGATACAGGCCCCGTTCTGCTGCGCGAAGCCACCGATATCGGCATCGAGGAAACCACCGCGCAACTCCATGACCGCCTGTCGGATATGGGCGCGGCTCTGATCGTTGAGGCTCTGGCCAAACTGCACAGCCTTACACCTGACCCGCAGCCCGATGAGGGCGTGACCTACGCCGCCAAGATCGACAAAGCCGAGGCGCGGATCGATTGGTCGGCCCCCGCGTCCGAAGTCGATAGAAAAATCCGCGGTCTCTCCCCGTTCCCCGGCGCATGGACCGAGGTTGAGGGTAATCGGATCAAACTGCTGGCTTCGCGGCTGGCCGAAGGACGGGGCACTCCGGGCGAGGTGCTGGACGACCACCTGCGCGTGGCTTGCGGCGAAGGCGCAGTTGAGTTGCTGCGCTTGCAACGGGCAGGCAAGGGCGCGCAGGATAGGGAAACTTTTCTGCGGGGATGGCCCATGCCGGCCGGGACCCGCCTGTCATCGGAGTAG
- a CDS encoding GlsB/YeaQ/YmgE family stress response membrane protein, which yields MPIIALIIVGAAAGFLATRLMRIEADIPTTMLIGIVGALVGGLVLRTLITVMGWLSGFIGAVLGALLVIWIWQTYIRR from the coding sequence ATGCCGATCATCGCCCTGATCATCGTCGGAGCCGCTGCAGGTTTCCTCGCCACCCGCCTAATGCGGATCGAGGCCGATATTCCAACCACCATGCTGATCGGCATTGTCGGCGCTTTGGTGGGCGGTTTGGTACTGCGCACGCTCATCACTGTGATGGGCTGGCTCTCAGGGTTTATCGGCGCCGTTCTGGGGGCGCTCTTGGTGATCTGGATCTGGCAGACATATATCCGCCGCTGA
- the def gene encoding peptide deformylase yields MTVRTCLPWPDKRLRTKAEDVPEITDDIRTIWDDMIDTMEAMPGVGLAAPQIGVMLRLAVVDGSTQRGKAVRLANPEILHSSVELREHDEASPNLPGVSAKVKRPRAVTVKFLNEQGQIDRRDFVGIEATSVQHQIDHLNGRMYFDRLSKVKRDMLLRKAQKMG; encoded by the coding sequence ATGACGGTGCGGACCTGCCTGCCGTGGCCCGACAAGCGCCTGCGCACCAAGGCCGAGGACGTCCCCGAGATCACCGACGACATCCGCACCATCTGGGATGACATGATCGATACGATGGAGGCGATGCCGGGCGTTGGCCTCGCTGCGCCGCAGATAGGAGTTATGCTGCGGCTGGCTGTCGTGGATGGCTCGACCCAGCGGGGCAAAGCTGTGCGACTGGCCAACCCCGAGATTCTGCACAGCTCGGTTGAGCTGCGTGAACATGACGAGGCCAGCCCGAACTTGCCCGGCGTATCTGCCAAGGTGAAGCGACCGCGCGCAGTGACCGTGAAATTTCTCAACGAACAGGGCCAGATCGACCGCCGTGATTTTGTCGGCATCGAAGCCACCAGCGTGCAGCATCAGATCGACCACCTGAACGGGCGGATGTATTTCGACCGGCTCAGCAAGGTCAAACGCGACATGCTGCTGCGCAAAGCACAGAAGATGGGGTGA
- the speB gene encoding agmatinase → MSHDLTAGDVALMGVPLDLHSSFLQGPAFAPGRIREALHSGAANLTAEDGTDLGAADRFKDTGDLDVFEMMGQEPIDRIEAGAAARIETGARLLSLGGDHSVAYPLIKAHADRYEGLNVLHIDSHPDLYDSQQIGPLGHGCPFARVMETGKIKRLVQVGIRTMNKHQQEQADKFGVEVIDMRNWRPDLEISFDGPVYLSLDLDALDPAFAPGVSHHEPGGLSTREVIDLIHRFKGQLVGADIVELNPHRDPYGMTAMVAAKFVKEIGARLLSR, encoded by the coding sequence ATGTCGCATGATCTGACCGCCGGAGACGTCGCGCTGATGGGCGTGCCGTTGGACCTGCATTCCTCATTCCTGCAAGGCCCCGCGTTTGCCCCGGGTCGCATCCGCGAGGCGTTGCATTCCGGCGCGGCCAACCTGACCGCCGAGGATGGCACTGATCTGGGCGCAGCCGACCGTTTCAAAGACACCGGCGATCTGGATGTGTTCGAGATGATGGGGCAGGAACCCATCGACCGGATCGAGGCAGGGGCCGCCGCCCGGATTGAAACCGGTGCACGATTATTGTCGTTGGGGGGCGATCACTCGGTCGCCTATCCGCTGATCAAGGCGCATGCGGACCGGTATGAGGGGCTGAATGTCCTGCATATTGATAGCCATCCCGACCTTTATGACAGCCAGCAGATTGGCCCGCTGGGTCATGGCTGTCCATTTGCCCGCGTGATGGAGACCGGCAAGATCAAACGTCTTGTTCAGGTCGGGATCCGCACCATGAACAAGCACCAACAGGAACAGGCCGACAAGTTCGGGGTCGAGGTGATCGACATGCGCAACTGGCGCCCCGATCTGGAGATCAGCTTTGACGGCCCGGTCTATCTGTCGCTGGACCTCGATGCGCTGGATCCAGCCTTTGCTCCCGGCGTTTCACATCACGAACCTGGCGGTCTCAGCACGCGCGAGGTGATCGACCTGATCCATCGCTTCAAAGGGCAGCTGGTCGGCGCGGATATTGTCGAGTTGAACCCGCACCGCGATCCCTATGGCATGACCGCCATGGTGGCAGCGAAATTCGTCAAGGAAATCGGCGCGCGGCTGCTCAGTCGCTAA